The proteins below are encoded in one region of Apostichopus japonicus isolate 1M-3 chromosome 4, ASM3797524v1, whole genome shotgun sequence:
- the LOC139966188 gene encoding uncharacterized protein isoform X3 yields MLNFVEEFPRKLQVIVEVMKVLLCIALLLASFGISSTHAQGISLDVDGGHVCTRPESYYRSLLSSYSDYYVIMNHELCWDIFQWPPFWCTKSNTKYVTKYRQEFKGEYRSVRKCCDGYRYVKPENCCYPCSINKWGSNCANDCCCLNGATCDPIDGSCTCAAGYTGSDCGFTCTWHKYGQDCQFDCQCENGAACDPVTGACSCTAGYRGPRCDERCPEKTYGNGCKQTCQCQNNETCNHIDGRCFCSTGWQGFHCTEPCPANHFGPGCKETCSCVNAQSCDRFTGSCNCTAGFRGPRCDKRCPEKSYGYDCKQTCQCQNNETCNHIDGRCFCSTGWQGFHCTEPCPADHFGPGCKETCSCVNAQSCDRFTGSCKCDIGYIGQTCSERCLNGTFGRNCNLTCDYCVEATGCTNVEGKCQCKLNFYGVLCNSTCDNGFWGDICKDRCLCENEGSCHPTTGECICHPGFTGVHCENYCPGGTYGYNCQYQCPNNCLSINKTCHPETGSCICQAGKIGVSCDEDCTNYTYGYNCQYQCPSDCISNNGTCDLVTGVCICPAGRTGVNCNEVCSMNKWGYNCTNDCICLNGATCDPSDGSCNCAAGYTGPICGHTCTLNKYGPDCQFYCKCENGAACDPVTGACKCTAGFRGPLCVERCPEGTYGYGCNQTCQCQNNATCYHIDGRCFCSPGWQGFHCTEPCPADSFGPGCNETCSCVHAQSCDRYTGSCKCDIGYIGQTCSERCVNGTFGRNCNLTCDYCVEATGCTIVEGKCQCKPNFYGVLCDSPCENGFWGDTCKERCSCENEGSCHPTTGDCICPPGFTGAHCENYCTNYTYGYKCQHQCPSHCISNNRTCDPETGVCICPAGRTGENCNEGDTKDSGDISWMPFMAVLFSAGMILLVVCIVIYVKRRNYAGYSPL; encoded by the exons ATGCTCAAT TTTGTTGAAGAATTTCCAAGAAaattgcaagtaattgttgag GTCATGAAGGTCTTATTGTGTATCGCTTTGCTGCTGGCCTCTTTTGGCATTTCCAGCACACATGCACAAGGAATATCCCTGGATGTTGATGGCGGTCATGTCTGCACAAGACCAGAGAG CTACTACAGATCGCTCCTCTCGTCATACTCGGATTATTATGTCATAATGAATCATGAACTTTGTTGGGACATCTTTCAGTGGCCCCCTTTCTGGTGCACGAAGTCAAA CACAAAGTATGTAACAAAATACAGACAAGAATTCAAAGGCGAGTACAGATCTGTAAGGAAGTGCTGTGATGGTTATCGGTATGTAAAGCCAGAGAATTGTTGTTATC CGTGTTCCATAAACAAATGGGGTTCTAATTGTGCCAACGACTGCTGTTGCTTGAACGGGGCCACGTGTGATCCTATCGATGGTAGTTGTACGTGTGCAGCAGGATacacag GGTCTGATTGTGGGTTTACCTGTACTTGGCACAAATATGGGCAAGACTGTCAGTTTGATTGTCAATGTGAGAATGGAGCTGCCTGCGATCCAGTTACCGGTGCCTGTAGTTGCACTGCTGGATACAGAGGTCCCCG aTGTGATGAACGTTGTCCAGAAAAGACGTATGGAAATGGTTGTAAGCAGACTTGTCAGTGTCAAAACAATGAAACCTGTAATCACATCGATGGCAGATGTTTTTGCTCGACTG GATGGCAGGGATTTCACTGTACAGAACCTTGTCCAGCCAACCATTTCGGCCCGGGATGTAAAGAGACGTGCTCATGTGTAAATGCCCAGTCATGTGACCGATTCACCGGAAGCTGCAATTGCACTGCTGGATTCAGAGGTCCCCG aTGTGATAAACGTTGTCCAGAAAAGTCGTATGGATATGATTGTAAGCAGACTTGTCAGTGTCAAAACAATGAAACCTGTAATCACATCGATGGCAGATGTTTTTGCTCAACTG GATGGCAGGGATTTCACTGTACAGAACCTTGTCCAGCCGACCATTTCGGCCCGGGATGTAAAGAGACGTGCTCATGTGTAAATGCCCAGTCATGTGACCGATTCACCGGAAGCTGCAAGTGCGACATTGGATATATTGGACAGACTTGCTCAGAACGCTGTTTG AATGGTACGTTTGGAAGAAACTGTAATCTGACATGTGATTACTGTGTAGAGGCAACTGGGTGTACAAATGTGGAAGGCAAATGTCAGTGTAAGCTTAATTTCTATGGCGTGCTTTGTAACAGTACTTGTGACAATGGATTTTGGGGAGACATCTGCAAGGATCGATGTTTGTGTGAGAATGAGGGATCTTGTCATCCTACAACAGGAGAGTGTATTTGTCATCCTGGTTTTACTGGCGTTCATTGTGAAAACT ATTGCCCCGGCGGGACTTACGGATACAACTGTCAGTACCAATGCCCCAATAATTGCCTCTCCATCAATAAAACTTGTCATCCAGAAACAGGCAGTTGTATTTGTCAAGCTGGCAAGATTGGAGTTAGCTGTGACGAAG attGTACCAACTACACATACGGATACAACTGTCAGTACCAGTGTCCCAGCGATTGTATCTCAAACAACGGAACTTGTGATCTTGTTACAGGTGTCTGCATTTGTCCGGCAGGCCGGACAGGGGTAAATTGTAATGAAG TGTGTTCCATGAACAAATGGGGTTATAATTGTACCAACGACTGCATATGCTTGAATGGGGCCACGTGTGATCCTTCTGATGGTAGTTGCAATTGTGCAGCAGGATATACAG GGCCTATTTGTGGGCATACCTGTACTTTGAACAAATATGGGCCTGACTGCCAGTTTTATTGTAAGTGTGAGAATGGAGCTGCCTGCGACCCAGTAACCGGTGCCTGCAAATGCACTGCTGGATTCAGAGGTCCCCT ttgTGTTGAACGTTGTCCAGAAGGGACGTATGGATATGGTTGCAACCAGACTTGTCAGTGTCAAAATAATGCAACATGTTATCACATCGATGGAAGATGTTTCTGCTCGCCTG GATGGCAGGGATTTCACTGTACAGAACCTTGTCCAGCCGACAGTTTCGGCCCGGGATGTAATGAGACGTGCTCATGCGTACATGCCCAGTCATGTGATCGATACACCGGAAGCTGCAAGTGCGACATTGGATATATTGGACAGACCTGCTCAGAACGCTGTGTG AATGGTACGTTTGGACGAAACTGTAATCTGACATGTGATTACTGTGTAGAGGCAACTGGATGCACTATCGTGGAGGGCAAATGTCAGTGTAAACCTAATTTCTATGGCGTGCTTTGTGACAGTCCTTGTGAGAATGGATTTTGGGGAGACACCTGCAAGGAGCGATGTTCATGTGAGAATGAGGGATCTTGTCATCCTACAACAGGAGATTGTATTTGTCCTCCTGGATTTACTGGCGCACATTGTGAAAACT ATTGTACCAACTACACATACGGATACAAATGTCAGCACCAGTGTCCCAGCCATTGCATCTCAAACAACCGAACTTGTGATCCGGAAACAGGTGTTTGTATTTGCCCGGCCGGCAGGACAGGAGAAAATTGTAATGAAG GGGACACGAAAGATAGTGGTGATATTTCCTGGATGCCCTTTATGGCAGTTCTGTTTTCTGCTGGTATGATCTTGCTGGTAGTATGTATTGTGATTTACGTTAAAAGGCGAAATTATGCTGGATATTCACCTTTGTAA
- the LOC139966188 gene encoding uncharacterized protein isoform X6, with the protein MLNVMKVLLCIALLLASFGISSTHAQGISLDVDGGHVCTRPESYYRSLLSSYSDYYVIMNHELCWDIFQWPPFWCTKSNTKYVTKYRQEFKGEYRSVRKCCDGYRYVKPENCCYPCSINKWGSNCANDCCCLNGATCDPIDGSCTCAAGYTGSDCGFTCTWHKYGQDCQFDCQCENGAACDPVTGACSCTAGYRGPRCDERCPEKTYGNGCKQTCQCQNNETCNHIDGRCFCSTGWQGFHCTEPCPANHFGPGCKETCSCVNAQSCDRFTGSCNCTAGFRGPRCDKRCPEKSYGYDCKQTCQCQNNETCNHIDGRCFCSTGWQGFHCTEPCPADHFGPGCKETCSCVNAQSCDRFTGSCKCDIGYIGQTCSERCLNGTFGRNCNLTCDYCVEATGCTNVEGKCQCKLNFYGVLCNSTCDNGFWGDICKDRCLCENEGSCHPTTGECICHPGFTGVHCENYCPGGTYGYNCQYQCPNNCLSINKTCHPETGSCICQAGKIGVSCDEDCTNYTYGYNCQYQCPSDCISNNGTCDLVTGVCICPAGRTGVNCNEVCSMNKWGYNCTNDCICLNGATCDPSDGSCNCAAGYTGPICGHTCTLNKYGPDCQFYCKCENGAACDPVTGACKCTAGFRGPLCVERCPEGTYGYGCNQTCQCQNNATCYHIDGRCFCSPGWQGFHCTEPCPADSFGPGCNETCSCVHAQSCDRYTGSCKCDIGYIGQTCSERCVNGTFGRNCNLTCDYCVEATGCTIVEGKCQCKPNFYGVLCDSPCENGFWGDTCKERCSCENEGSCHPTTGDCICPPGFTGAHCENYCTNYTYGYKCQHQCPSHCISNNRTCDPETGVCICPAGRTGENCNEGDTKDSGDISWMPFMAVLFSAGMILLVVCIVIYVKRRNYAGYSPL; encoded by the exons ATGCTCAAT GTCATGAAGGTCTTATTGTGTATCGCTTTGCTGCTGGCCTCTTTTGGCATTTCCAGCACACATGCACAAGGAATATCCCTGGATGTTGATGGCGGTCATGTCTGCACAAGACCAGAGAG CTACTACAGATCGCTCCTCTCGTCATACTCGGATTATTATGTCATAATGAATCATGAACTTTGTTGGGACATCTTTCAGTGGCCCCCTTTCTGGTGCACGAAGTCAAA CACAAAGTATGTAACAAAATACAGACAAGAATTCAAAGGCGAGTACAGATCTGTAAGGAAGTGCTGTGATGGTTATCGGTATGTAAAGCCAGAGAATTGTTGTTATC CGTGTTCCATAAACAAATGGGGTTCTAATTGTGCCAACGACTGCTGTTGCTTGAACGGGGCCACGTGTGATCCTATCGATGGTAGTTGTACGTGTGCAGCAGGATacacag GGTCTGATTGTGGGTTTACCTGTACTTGGCACAAATATGGGCAAGACTGTCAGTTTGATTGTCAATGTGAGAATGGAGCTGCCTGCGATCCAGTTACCGGTGCCTGTAGTTGCACTGCTGGATACAGAGGTCCCCG aTGTGATGAACGTTGTCCAGAAAAGACGTATGGAAATGGTTGTAAGCAGACTTGTCAGTGTCAAAACAATGAAACCTGTAATCACATCGATGGCAGATGTTTTTGCTCGACTG GATGGCAGGGATTTCACTGTACAGAACCTTGTCCAGCCAACCATTTCGGCCCGGGATGTAAAGAGACGTGCTCATGTGTAAATGCCCAGTCATGTGACCGATTCACCGGAAGCTGCAATTGCACTGCTGGATTCAGAGGTCCCCG aTGTGATAAACGTTGTCCAGAAAAGTCGTATGGATATGATTGTAAGCAGACTTGTCAGTGTCAAAACAATGAAACCTGTAATCACATCGATGGCAGATGTTTTTGCTCAACTG GATGGCAGGGATTTCACTGTACAGAACCTTGTCCAGCCGACCATTTCGGCCCGGGATGTAAAGAGACGTGCTCATGTGTAAATGCCCAGTCATGTGACCGATTCACCGGAAGCTGCAAGTGCGACATTGGATATATTGGACAGACTTGCTCAGAACGCTGTTTG AATGGTACGTTTGGAAGAAACTGTAATCTGACATGTGATTACTGTGTAGAGGCAACTGGGTGTACAAATGTGGAAGGCAAATGTCAGTGTAAGCTTAATTTCTATGGCGTGCTTTGTAACAGTACTTGTGACAATGGATTTTGGGGAGACATCTGCAAGGATCGATGTTTGTGTGAGAATGAGGGATCTTGTCATCCTACAACAGGAGAGTGTATTTGTCATCCTGGTTTTACTGGCGTTCATTGTGAAAACT ATTGCCCCGGCGGGACTTACGGATACAACTGTCAGTACCAATGCCCCAATAATTGCCTCTCCATCAATAAAACTTGTCATCCAGAAACAGGCAGTTGTATTTGTCAAGCTGGCAAGATTGGAGTTAGCTGTGACGAAG attGTACCAACTACACATACGGATACAACTGTCAGTACCAGTGTCCCAGCGATTGTATCTCAAACAACGGAACTTGTGATCTTGTTACAGGTGTCTGCATTTGTCCGGCAGGCCGGACAGGGGTAAATTGTAATGAAG TGTGTTCCATGAACAAATGGGGTTATAATTGTACCAACGACTGCATATGCTTGAATGGGGCCACGTGTGATCCTTCTGATGGTAGTTGCAATTGTGCAGCAGGATATACAG GGCCTATTTGTGGGCATACCTGTACTTTGAACAAATATGGGCCTGACTGCCAGTTTTATTGTAAGTGTGAGAATGGAGCTGCCTGCGACCCAGTAACCGGTGCCTGCAAATGCACTGCTGGATTCAGAGGTCCCCT ttgTGTTGAACGTTGTCCAGAAGGGACGTATGGATATGGTTGCAACCAGACTTGTCAGTGTCAAAATAATGCAACATGTTATCACATCGATGGAAGATGTTTCTGCTCGCCTG GATGGCAGGGATTTCACTGTACAGAACCTTGTCCAGCCGACAGTTTCGGCCCGGGATGTAATGAGACGTGCTCATGCGTACATGCCCAGTCATGTGATCGATACACCGGAAGCTGCAAGTGCGACATTGGATATATTGGACAGACCTGCTCAGAACGCTGTGTG AATGGTACGTTTGGACGAAACTGTAATCTGACATGTGATTACTGTGTAGAGGCAACTGGATGCACTATCGTGGAGGGCAAATGTCAGTGTAAACCTAATTTCTATGGCGTGCTTTGTGACAGTCCTTGTGAGAATGGATTTTGGGGAGACACCTGCAAGGAGCGATGTTCATGTGAGAATGAGGGATCTTGTCATCCTACAACAGGAGATTGTATTTGTCCTCCTGGATTTACTGGCGCACATTGTGAAAACT ATTGTACCAACTACACATACGGATACAAATGTCAGCACCAGTGTCCCAGCCATTGCATCTCAAACAACCGAACTTGTGATCCGGAAACAGGTGTTTGTATTTGCCCGGCCGGCAGGACAGGAGAAAATTGTAATGAAG GGGACACGAAAGATAGTGGTGATATTTCCTGGATGCCCTTTATGGCAGTTCTGTTTTCTGCTGGTATGATCTTGCTGGTAGTATGTATTGTGATTTACGTTAAAAGGCGAAATTATGCTGGATATTCACCTTTGTAA
- the LOC139966188 gene encoding uncharacterized protein isoform X4: protein MPNVMKVLLCIALLLASFGISSTHAQGISLDVDGGHVCTRPESYYRSLLSSYSDYYVIMNHELCWDIFQWPPFWCTKSNTKYVTKYRQEFKGEYRSVRKCCDGYRYVKPENCCYPCSINKWGSNCANDCCCLNGATCDPIDGSCTCAAGYTGSDCGFTCTWHKYGQDCQFDCQCENGAACDPVTGACSCTAGYRGPRCDERCPEKTYGNGCKQTCQCQNNETCNHIDGRCFCSTGWQGFHCTEPCPANHFGPGCKETCSCVNAQSCDRFTGSCNCTAGFRGPRCDKRCPEKSYGYDCKQTCQCQNNETCNHIDGRCFCSTGWQGFHCTEPCPADHFGPGCKETCSCVNAQSCDRFTGSCKCDIGYIGQTCSERCLNGTFGRNCNLTCDYCVEATGCTNVEGKCQCKLNFYGVLCNSTCDNGFWGDICKDRCLCENEGSCHPTTGECICHPGFTGVHCENYCPGGTYGYNCQYQCPNNCLSINKTCHPETGSCICQAGKIGVSCDEDCTNYTYGYNCQYQCPSDCISNNGTCDLVTGVCICPAGRTGVNCNEVCSMNKWGYNCTNDCICLNGATCDPSDGSCNCAAGYTGPICGHTCTLNKYGPDCQFYCKCENGAACDPVTGACKCTAGFRGPLCVERCPEGTYGYGCNQTCQCQNNATCYHIDGRCFCSPGWQGFHCTEPCPADSFGPGCNETCSCVHAQSCDRYTGSCKCDIGYIGQTCSERCVNGTFGRNCNLTCDYCVEATGCTIVEGKCQCKPNFYGVLCDSPCENGFWGDTCKERCSCENEGSCHPTTGDCICPPGFTGAHCENYCTNYTYGYKCQHQCPSHCISNNRTCDPETGVCICPAGRTGENCNEGDTKDSGDISWMPFMAVLFSAGMILLVVCIVIYVKRRNYAGYSPL, encoded by the exons GTCATGAAGGTCTTATTGTGTATCGCTTTGCTGCTGGCCTCTTTTGGCATTTCCAGCACACATGCACAAGGAATATCCCTGGATGTTGATGGCGGTCATGTCTGCACAAGACCAGAGAG CTACTACAGATCGCTCCTCTCGTCATACTCGGATTATTATGTCATAATGAATCATGAACTTTGTTGGGACATCTTTCAGTGGCCCCCTTTCTGGTGCACGAAGTCAAA CACAAAGTATGTAACAAAATACAGACAAGAATTCAAAGGCGAGTACAGATCTGTAAGGAAGTGCTGTGATGGTTATCGGTATGTAAAGCCAGAGAATTGTTGTTATC CGTGTTCCATAAACAAATGGGGTTCTAATTGTGCCAACGACTGCTGTTGCTTGAACGGGGCCACGTGTGATCCTATCGATGGTAGTTGTACGTGTGCAGCAGGATacacag GGTCTGATTGTGGGTTTACCTGTACTTGGCACAAATATGGGCAAGACTGTCAGTTTGATTGTCAATGTGAGAATGGAGCTGCCTGCGATCCAGTTACCGGTGCCTGTAGTTGCACTGCTGGATACAGAGGTCCCCG aTGTGATGAACGTTGTCCAGAAAAGACGTATGGAAATGGTTGTAAGCAGACTTGTCAGTGTCAAAACAATGAAACCTGTAATCACATCGATGGCAGATGTTTTTGCTCGACTG GATGGCAGGGATTTCACTGTACAGAACCTTGTCCAGCCAACCATTTCGGCCCGGGATGTAAAGAGACGTGCTCATGTGTAAATGCCCAGTCATGTGACCGATTCACCGGAAGCTGCAATTGCACTGCTGGATTCAGAGGTCCCCG aTGTGATAAACGTTGTCCAGAAAAGTCGTATGGATATGATTGTAAGCAGACTTGTCAGTGTCAAAACAATGAAACCTGTAATCACATCGATGGCAGATGTTTTTGCTCAACTG GATGGCAGGGATTTCACTGTACAGAACCTTGTCCAGCCGACCATTTCGGCCCGGGATGTAAAGAGACGTGCTCATGTGTAAATGCCCAGTCATGTGACCGATTCACCGGAAGCTGCAAGTGCGACATTGGATATATTGGACAGACTTGCTCAGAACGCTGTTTG AATGGTACGTTTGGAAGAAACTGTAATCTGACATGTGATTACTGTGTAGAGGCAACTGGGTGTACAAATGTGGAAGGCAAATGTCAGTGTAAGCTTAATTTCTATGGCGTGCTTTGTAACAGTACTTGTGACAATGGATTTTGGGGAGACATCTGCAAGGATCGATGTTTGTGTGAGAATGAGGGATCTTGTCATCCTACAACAGGAGAGTGTATTTGTCATCCTGGTTTTACTGGCGTTCATTGTGAAAACT ATTGCCCCGGCGGGACTTACGGATACAACTGTCAGTACCAATGCCCCAATAATTGCCTCTCCATCAATAAAACTTGTCATCCAGAAACAGGCAGTTGTATTTGTCAAGCTGGCAAGATTGGAGTTAGCTGTGACGAAG attGTACCAACTACACATACGGATACAACTGTCAGTACCAGTGTCCCAGCGATTGTATCTCAAACAACGGAACTTGTGATCTTGTTACAGGTGTCTGCATTTGTCCGGCAGGCCGGACAGGGGTAAATTGTAATGAAG TGTGTTCCATGAACAAATGGGGTTATAATTGTACCAACGACTGCATATGCTTGAATGGGGCCACGTGTGATCCTTCTGATGGTAGTTGCAATTGTGCAGCAGGATATACAG GGCCTATTTGTGGGCATACCTGTACTTTGAACAAATATGGGCCTGACTGCCAGTTTTATTGTAAGTGTGAGAATGGAGCTGCCTGCGACCCAGTAACCGGTGCCTGCAAATGCACTGCTGGATTCAGAGGTCCCCT ttgTGTTGAACGTTGTCCAGAAGGGACGTATGGATATGGTTGCAACCAGACTTGTCAGTGTCAAAATAATGCAACATGTTATCACATCGATGGAAGATGTTTCTGCTCGCCTG GATGGCAGGGATTTCACTGTACAGAACCTTGTCCAGCCGACAGTTTCGGCCCGGGATGTAATGAGACGTGCTCATGCGTACATGCCCAGTCATGTGATCGATACACCGGAAGCTGCAAGTGCGACATTGGATATATTGGACAGACCTGCTCAGAACGCTGTGTG AATGGTACGTTTGGACGAAACTGTAATCTGACATGTGATTACTGTGTAGAGGCAACTGGATGCACTATCGTGGAGGGCAAATGTCAGTGTAAACCTAATTTCTATGGCGTGCTTTGTGACAGTCCTTGTGAGAATGGATTTTGGGGAGACACCTGCAAGGAGCGATGTTCATGTGAGAATGAGGGATCTTGTCATCCTACAACAGGAGATTGTATTTGTCCTCCTGGATTTACTGGCGCACATTGTGAAAACT ATTGTACCAACTACACATACGGATACAAATGTCAGCACCAGTGTCCCAGCCATTGCATCTCAAACAACCGAACTTGTGATCCGGAAACAGGTGTTTGTATTTGCCCGGCCGGCAGGACAGGAGAAAATTGTAATGAAG GGGACACGAAAGATAGTGGTGATATTTCCTGGATGCCCTTTATGGCAGTTCTGTTTTCTGCTGGTATGATCTTGCTGGTAGTATGTATTGTGATTTACGTTAAAAGGCGAAATTATGCTGGATATTCACCTTTGTAA